A window from Mya arenaria isolate MELC-2E11 chromosome 9, ASM2691426v1 encodes these proteins:
- the LOC128246208 gene encoding uncharacterized protein LOC128246208: MSIAAKEFRIPRTTLHDHVNNPDLRTKTGSPKQLSEEDTQAFVNFSMYCAAQHLPLSRERARCFILDIVKRSEKPCLFNMEHGPSDEWFRKLEAEHHAIRFRTARNEDRSRTTMSNKKVMDEFFLFWIFNCDETGWCGKEESKVKVIAPRTGPVKQIRVLTADHVTALLCVSADGKTTSPCIIYKESFPHRTYREGVPGSWLFAVSDTGYVNTEIFCQWFLRGFIPNCGKERPVVLLMDNHDSHISLPLIHAARANDIVLVGLPSHTTHLLQPLDVHINGPLKQKVSKICNNLGFLRPGAAISKAKLPVIISHALDQTSPSSIKDAFRLSGIFPVDRKQIPDAELVPPTIDVSTTRYRTDP, from the exons ATGTCAATAGCTGCAAAGGAATTCCGTATTCCAAGAACAACCCTACATGACCATGTAAATAATCCTGACCTCCGCACTAAAACAGGGTCTCCAAAGCAGCTGTCTGAGGAAGATACTCAGGCATTTGTCAACTTCTCTATGTACTGCGCAGCCCAACATCTACCTCTATCTAGAGAAAGAGCCCGCTGTTTCATTCTGGACATTGTCAAGAGATCTG agaAACCCTGTCTATTCAATATGGAACATGGTCCTAGCGACGAGTGGTTTAGAAAACTGGAAGCCGAACATCACGCCATCCGTTTTCGAACAGCACGGAATGAGGACCGTTCCAGGACTACCATGTCCAATAAGAAAGTCATGGATGAATTTTTCCTGTTTTGG aTCTTCAATTGCGATGAGACAGGGTGGTGTGGAAAGGAAGAGAGTAAAGTCAAAGTAATTGCTCCGCGTACGGGGCCAGTCAAGCAGATACGTGTGCTGACGGCCGACCACGTGACGGCCTTGCTTTGCGTGTCTGCAGATGGGAAGACAACGTCACCCTGTATAATCTACAAGGAGAGTTTCCCACACCGCACCTACAGAGAGGGTGTGCCCG GATCATGGCTATTTGCAGTGAGTGACACGGGGTATGTGAACACTGAGATCTTCTGTCAGTGGTTTCTGCGCGGGTTTATCCCTAACTGCGGTAAGGAACGCCCCGTTGTTCTCCTCATGGACAACCACGACTCGCATATCAGCTTACCGCTAATACATGCTGCACGGGCAAACGACATTGTCCTTGTCGGGCTTCCAAGCCACACCACTCACCTTCTACAGCCACTTGACGTTCACATTAATGGTCCATTGAAGCAGAAG GTTTCTAAGATATGCAACAATCTCGGATTCCTGAGACCAGGTGCGGCCATATCGAAGGCGAAGCTCCCGGTCATAATTTCACATGCACTCGACCAGACATCTCCTTCCAGCATAAAGGATGCGTTCAGGCTATCGGGCATCTTCCCAGTGGACAGGAAGCAGATACCAGATGCCGAGCTGGTTCCACCAACCATAGACGTATCTACCACAAGATACCGAACCGACCCGTAG